One part of the Microvirga sp. TS319 genome encodes these proteins:
- a CDS encoding SDR family NAD(P)-dependent oxidoreductase, which produces MGESQGRFSGKTIAITGAAHGIGAATAQRFLTEGGRVAVIDREGDGFNEYRGAFPSDRLMVMVGDCTDASILTEFHARAVAAFGPVDILFNNVGQSGRERAAHFHESEEDVWRFVLEVSLLTTMRLSRLVVPAMRERGGRIVNMSSDAAFVGDAGLTDYAAAKMGIVGLTRSLARELAPFGVTVNAVAPGAVRTRAHDRLTPAVIEKIKATTPAGYIAEPEDVAGCVAFLASREARYVTGQTLLIDGGRWMI; this is translated from the coding sequence ATGGGCGAGAGCCAGGGCCGGTTTTCCGGAAAGACCATTGCCATTACGGGCGCGGCTCACGGCATCGGAGCCGCGACCGCGCAGCGGTTCCTGACCGAGGGCGGACGTGTCGCCGTCATCGACCGGGAGGGTGATGGCTTCAACGAGTACCGAGGTGCTTTTCCGTCCGACCGCCTCATGGTCATGGTCGGCGACTGTACCGACGCATCTATCCTGACTGAATTCCATGCGCGCGCCGTGGCGGCTTTTGGGCCTGTTGACATCCTGTTCAACAATGTCGGCCAGAGTGGCCGGGAACGGGCGGCCCACTTCCATGAATCGGAGGAGGACGTGTGGCGCTTCGTGCTCGAGGTGTCGCTCCTGACCACCATGCGCTTGTCGCGGCTCGTTGTGCCGGCTATGCGCGAGCGAGGCGGACGCATTGTCAACATGTCCAGCGACGCCGCCTTTGTGGGCGATGCCGGTCTCACCGACTATGCGGCCGCCAAGATGGGGATTGTCGGGCTCACACGATCGCTCGCCCGCGAACTTGCGCCCTTCGGCGTCACGGTCAACGCGGTCGCGCCCGGCGCCGTTCGGACCCGGGCCCACGATCGGCTGACGCCCGCCGTTATCGAGAAGATCAAAGCCACAACGCCGGCAGGGTACATTGCCGAGCCGGAGGATGTCGCCGGCTGCGTTGCCTTCCTGGCGAGTCGGGAGGCCCGTTACGTTACAGGACAGACGCTCCTGATCGACGGTGGCCGCTGGATGATCTGA
- a CDS encoding SDR family NAD(P)-dependent oxidoreductase: MSGLLIRRRILVTGGAKGIGLATVRRFVEEGAHVVALDRDEAALAMLAQISTRGPIHVVTADVADGTSVATAVTSAVDFLGGLDGVVNAAGIDLIADLEATTLTEWSRVLAVNLTGPVIVMQAAFPHLRAAGGGTIVNVSSAAGLSPLKHRTAYCASKAGLQMASKAVAMEAAEFGIRVNTVCPGAVETELFRSSIDHASDPQAAYEAVRARYALQRVASPDEIAAAILWLTSGESSYVTGTAIAVDGGRTFH; the protein is encoded by the coding sequence ATGAGCGGCCTGCTGATCCGGAGGCGCATCCTCGTCACCGGGGGCGCCAAGGGGATTGGGCTCGCCACGGTCCGACGATTCGTCGAGGAAGGGGCCCACGTGGTTGCACTCGACCGGGACGAGGCAGCGCTCGCGATGTTGGCGCAAATATCGACGAGGGGGCCGATTCATGTCGTAACGGCCGACGTTGCAGACGGAACCTCCGTTGCAACTGCGGTCACCAGCGCCGTTGATTTCCTTGGCGGGCTTGATGGTGTGGTCAATGCCGCTGGCATCGACCTCATTGCGGACCTCGAGGCGACGACCCTGACGGAATGGTCCCGCGTGCTCGCTGTCAATCTGACCGGTCCGGTGATCGTGATGCAGGCCGCGTTTCCCCACCTGCGTGCGGCAGGAGGTGGTACGATCGTCAACGTATCCTCTGCGGCCGGGCTGTCACCGCTGAAGCACCGCACGGCCTATTGCGCGTCCAAGGCCGGCTTGCAAATGGCCTCGAAAGCCGTGGCCATGGAAGCCGCCGAATTCGGCATCCGGGTCAACACGGTTTGTCCGGGCGCGGTCGAGACCGAGCTGTTCCGATCGAGCATTGATCATGCTTCCGATCCACAGGCTGCCTATGAGGCTGTCCGCGCCCGCTATGCGCTGCAGCGCGTCGCCTCGCCCGACGAGATCGCCGCGGCAATCCTGTGGCTGACGAGCGGGGAGTCATCCTATGTCACCGGCACGGCGATCGCCGTCGACGGCGGGCGCACCTTCCATTGA
- a CDS encoding polysaccharide deacetylase — translation MPLTSKGFPLFLTFDLDAETMWTARDPSYANRPILMSQGAYGWKVGTGRILDLLDRYGIKATFFVPGLVIDQREGLIEEILKRGHELAHHSYSHAWILSLTPEQEREEMEKGFQSIKRVSGRAPRGWRSPAAEISPITMPMLVEYGFDYSSNFFDDDSPYLHAVNGKETDIVELPFRWVLDDAPFFQYSIVLPGRTMQAPSALLEAWRSEFDVLYAEDRMMMIGMHPQIIGQPSRIKVLEGLIEHALKHPNVWIGRCDEMVDDMRPKLIKARAEASR, via the coding sequence ATGCCGCTGACCAGCAAGGGTTTCCCCCTCTTCCTCACCTTCGATCTCGATGCCGAGACGATGTGGACCGCCCGCGATCCCTCCTATGCCAATCGTCCCATCCTGATGTCGCAGGGGGCTTATGGCTGGAAGGTCGGGACAGGCCGTATTCTGGACCTCCTCGACCGCTATGGCATTAAGGCAACCTTCTTCGTACCCGGTCTCGTGATCGACCAGCGGGAGGGATTGATCGAGGAGATTTTGAAGCGCGGCCATGAACTGGCGCATCACAGCTATTCCCATGCCTGGATCCTTTCGCTGACCCCCGAGCAGGAGCGCGAGGAGATGGAGAAGGGCTTCCAATCCATCAAGCGGGTCAGCGGCAGGGCCCCACGCGGGTGGCGGTCACCGGCTGCCGAAATCAGCCCGATCACCATGCCGATGCTTGTCGAATACGGATTTGACTACTCGTCCAATTTCTTCGACGACGACTCGCCGTACCTGCATGCCGTCAATGGCAAGGAGACGGACATCGTTGAGCTGCCCTTCCGCTGGGTGCTCGATGACGCCCCCTTCTTCCAGTACTCGATCGTTCTGCCCGGTCGCACGATGCAGGCGCCCTCGGCCCTGCTTGAGGCGTGGCGGAGCGAGTTCGACGTGCTCTACGCTGAAGACCGGATGATGATGATCGGCATGCACCCGCAGATCATTGGTCAGCCCTCGCGCATCAAGGTCCTTGAGGGACTGATCGAGCATGCGCTGAAGCACCCGAATGTCTGGATCGGCCGTTGCGACGAGATGGTCGATGACATGCGTCCGAAACTGATCAAGGCGCGCGCGGAGGCGTCGCGATGA
- a CDS encoding ABC transporter permease — protein MSTDGETHPGLGVTIAAFAVIVFLQIPVIVVVLAAFSTTSYLTIPPQGLTLSWFGKVLSDPTYLSAIRMSLILACGSTAISLVMGVASAYALFRKSIPGSEAIIAFLMAPLVLPAVVIGVALLQFYSLTGLRGSLIGLLLAHVVITVPYIVRSALASLSGLDLAVEEAARVLGASGFEAFRLVTLPLIRPGLVAGALFAFITSLDNVPVTIFLIGANQTTLPVLIFSSVEMGVDPSVAAVSTLLIVATGIVLLLAERRAGFHRFV, from the coding sequence ATGAGCACAGACGGAGAGACCCATCCCGGCCTCGGCGTCACGATCGCCGCCTTTGCCGTCATCGTGTTCCTGCAGATCCCGGTCATTGTCGTGGTCCTGGCAGCGTTCTCCACCACGTCGTATCTGACCATCCCGCCGCAAGGTCTGACGCTGTCCTGGTTCGGCAAGGTGCTGAGCGACCCGACCTACCTCTCGGCGATCCGCATGAGCCTGATTCTGGCCTGCGGCTCGACCGCGATCTCGCTGGTGATGGGGGTGGCATCCGCTTATGCCCTGTTCCGCAAGTCGATCCCCGGCTCTGAAGCCATCATCGCCTTTCTCATGGCGCCGCTGGTTCTGCCGGCTGTCGTGATCGGCGTCGCACTGCTGCAGTTCTATAGCCTGACCGGCCTGCGCGGCAGCCTGATTGGACTTCTCCTCGCCCATGTCGTGATCACGGTTCCGTACATTGTCCGCTCGGCGCTCGCGAGTCTGAGCGGCCTCGACCTCGCGGTCGAGGAAGCCGCGCGCGTGCTTGGCGCCAGCGGGTTTGAGGCTTTCCGTCTCGTCACCCTTCCGCTGATCCGACCAGGCCTCGTGGCCGGAGCCCTCTTCGCTTTCATTACCTCGCTCGACAATGTTCCCGTTACGATCTTCCTGATCGGCGCCAACCAGACCACGCTGCCGGTTCTGATCTTCTCGTCCGTTGAGATGGGCGTCGATCCGAGCGTCGCAGCGGTCTCGACACTGCTCATTGTCGCAACTGGAATTGTCCTCCTGCTGGCGGAACGTCGTGCCGGCTTTCACCGCTTCGTCTGA
- a CDS encoding ABC transporter permease, with protein MISVRRSLMLIAPLALVLAGFFLIPVLMLLPTSFGEYMPGSGLVKGVWTLENYTRIITDEYYREVVWRTLGLGLSVTLVCLVLGYPLAFLIARGPERWRLPLILLVIFPMMLNLVVRSFGWIALLANRGLVNNLLIQMGLISAPIKLMFNLTGLMIGMTHIYLPFMVLMLVAAIRNVPRDVEAAAATLGSGRLHVFTSVTLPLSAPGILAGSILVFVLTISALVTPRMLGGPTYKVMATLIYDEYMQLLDWPSGSALSFALTIMAIGIIWLSSRLTKRWAGMA; from the coding sequence ATGATCTCCGTCCGGCGAAGCCTGATGCTGATCGCACCGTTGGCGTTGGTTCTCGCAGGCTTTTTCCTCATCCCTGTGCTGATGCTGCTGCCGACGAGCTTTGGCGAGTATATGCCGGGTTCAGGCTTGGTGAAGGGTGTCTGGACGCTGGAAAACTATACGCGCATCATCACTGACGAGTATTACCGCGAGGTGGTCTGGCGGACGCTCGGCCTCGGCTTGTCCGTGACCCTCGTCTGTCTGGTTTTAGGATATCCTCTGGCGTTCCTCATTGCCCGTGGCCCGGAGCGCTGGCGATTGCCACTGATCCTGCTCGTGATCTTTCCGATGATGCTGAACCTCGTAGTCCGGTCCTTCGGCTGGATCGCGCTTCTGGCCAATCGCGGCCTCGTCAACAACCTGCTCATCCAGATGGGACTGATCTCGGCGCCGATCAAGCTGATGTTCAACCTGACTGGTCTCATGATCGGCATGACCCACATCTATCTGCCCTTCATGGTGTTGATGCTTGTGGCGGCCATCCGGAACGTTCCGCGTGACGTCGAAGCCGCGGCCGCAACTCTCGGGTCAGGCCGTCTCCACGTCTTCACTTCGGTAACACTGCCTCTGTCCGCGCCAGGAATTCTGGCGGGCTCGATCCTTGTCTTCGTGCTGACCATCAGCGCTCTCGTGACGCCGCGCATGCTGGGCGGACCAACCTACAAGGTCATGGCAACACTGATCTATGATGAATATATGCAGCTTCTCGACTGGCCCAGCGGATCAGCGCTGTCCTTTGCGTTGACGATCATGGCCATCGGCATCATCTGGCTGTCGAGCCGGTTGACCAAACGATGGGCAGGCATGGCATGA
- a CDS encoding ABC transporter ATP-binding protein: MSALSFERLGKSYGDVTVVSDISLTINEGEFVSLLGPSGCGKTTILRMVAGLVQPSRGRILIGSDDITVLPPNKRGLGLVFQSYALFPHLTVYENVAFGLRRRKVAGAELDKRVKDALAMVRLANFGERYPRQLSGGQQQRVAIARALAPRPRVLLFDEPLSNLDAQLRDEMQIELKRLQRGLGITTLFVTHDQGEALSMSDRVGVMAKGVMQQFAKPEEIYHRPATGFVASFIGKPNRLAGTIASRQGKGGVLRLGDGIELPAASVDQPVGAKVDVVIRQEAIRLLNNTGASDGFQGTIVLRSFSGARVQYVVRLSGGIELVAETGSHGPNAALAPDTPVMLAVDADSVFAMPSEEAGI, encoded by the coding sequence ATGAGTGCGCTGAGCTTCGAGCGGCTGGGCAAATCCTACGGGGATGTCACAGTCGTCAGTGATATTTCTCTCACGATCAACGAGGGCGAGTTCGTCTCGCTGCTCGGTCCGTCCGGCTGCGGCAAGACCACAATCCTGAGAATGGTGGCGGGCCTCGTTCAGCCGAGCCGCGGTCGCATTCTGATCGGCAGCGACGACATCACCGTACTGCCGCCGAACAAGCGCGGGCTCGGTCTTGTCTTCCAGTCCTATGCCCTGTTCCCGCATCTCACTGTATACGAGAACGTTGCATTCGGGCTGCGCAGGCGCAAAGTCGCCGGTGCGGAACTCGACAAGCGCGTGAAGGATGCCCTGGCAATGGTCCGGCTCGCGAATTTCGGCGAGCGTTACCCACGCCAGCTTTCAGGCGGTCAGCAGCAGCGTGTCGCAATTGCAAGGGCTCTTGCGCCTCGACCCCGCGTCCTGCTGTTCGACGAACCTCTCTCCAACCTCGATGCGCAACTTCGCGACGAAATGCAGATCGAGCTCAAGCGCCTGCAGCGTGGCCTCGGTATCACCACGCTCTTCGTGACCCATGATCAGGGCGAGGCGCTGTCCATGTCCGACCGCGTCGGGGTGATGGCTAAAGGTGTGATGCAGCAATTCGCGAAGCCGGAGGAAATCTATCACCGGCCGGCGACCGGCTTCGTCGCCAGCTTCATCGGCAAGCCAAACCGGCTTGCCGGAACCATCGCGTCCCGACAAGGAAAGGGCGGCGTCTTGCGCCTGGGTGACGGCATTGAGTTGCCTGCCGCCTCGGTCGACCAACCTGTCGGCGCAAAGGTCGATGTCGTCATCCGCCAGGAGGCAATCCGGCTTCTGAATAACACGGGTGCATCTGACGGTTTTCAGGGCACCATCGTCCTTCGCTCCTTCAGCGGTGCCCGGGTCCAGTATGTCGTGCGCCTCTCAGGAGGAATCGAACTCGTTGCCGAGACAGGGTCGCACGGGCCGAATGCTGCGCTTGCGCCGGATACGCCAGTCATGCTGGCGGTTGATGCCGACTCCGTCTTTGCCATGCCATCCGAGGAAGCCGGCATATGA
- a CDS encoding ABC transporter substrate-binding protein, whose product MSHCLRYTTAALLIAGLSVTAQAEELVVGAFGGSFADNVKACHVAAFEKATGATVSLKLGNSSQFAAALRATGGKSDMDIVYIDNSLAAQTHSENLNERIDRSKLKNAGDVIPNAWGKDDSYVVAMVSATALVYNPKLVKTPPTSWLDLADPAYAGKYAIGDISGTAGLHYFLALNKLKGGTLDNVDPGIEAIKPIAKGSAVLYTQADQLISLFEREEIAIAPWYPDRAGVAMDKGLSLAVAYPKEGAVGILPAVIIPKGTGKSELAHKFLDQILSAEGQGCFSERAYIGSVNTKVQLSDKLKKIVPYGDALEKAWFIDPDVIAKNSPAWTRRWQREVAR is encoded by the coding sequence ATGAGCCATTGTCTTCGCTACACGACGGCCGCCCTTTTGATCGCCGGCCTGTCCGTCACCGCCCAGGCCGAAGAGTTGGTGGTGGGAGCGTTCGGCGGATCCTTCGCCGATAACGTCAAGGCCTGCCACGTCGCGGCTTTCGAGAAGGCCACCGGCGCAACCGTGTCCCTAAAGCTCGGTAATTCCTCGCAGTTCGCCGCAGCGCTCCGGGCTACCGGCGGCAAGTCCGACATGGACATCGTTTATATCGACAACTCCCTGGCGGCCCAGACACATAGTGAAAACCTCAACGAGCGCATCGACCGGTCGAAGCTGAAGAACGCAGGCGACGTCATTCCGAACGCATGGGGGAAGGATGACAGCTACGTCGTCGCCATGGTGAGCGCGACCGCGCTCGTCTACAATCCCAAGCTGGTCAAGACACCTCCGACCTCCTGGTTGGATCTTGCCGACCCGGCCTATGCCGGCAAATACGCCATCGGCGATATCAGCGGCACCGCAGGCCTGCACTATTTCCTGGCCTTGAACAAGCTCAAGGGGGGTACGCTTGACAATGTCGATCCGGGTATTGAGGCCATCAAGCCCATCGCCAAGGGTTCGGCGGTGCTCTACACCCAGGCGGACCAGTTGATCTCGCTCTTCGAGCGGGAGGAGATCGCGATCGCACCCTGGTATCCGGATCGCGCCGGCGTTGCCATGGACAAAGGTCTTTCGCTCGCGGTTGCCTATCCGAAGGAAGGCGCCGTCGGCATTCTACCGGCCGTGATCATTCCGAAGGGCACTGGAAAGTCGGAACTGGCACACAAGTTCCTCGACCAAATCCTTTCAGCGGAAGGGCAAGGCTGCTTTTCCGAGCGGGCCTATATCGGGTCGGTGAACACCAAGGTTCAGCTCTCCGACAAGCTCAAGAAGATCGTGCCCTACGGCGACGCGTTGGAAAAGGCCTGGTTTATCGATCCCGATGTCATTGCGAAGAACTCGCCCGCATGGACGCGTCGCTGGCAGCGTGAGGTGGCGCGCTGA
- a CDS encoding MarR family winged helix-turn-helix transcriptional regulator — MGNGALRSAATEETGALVERDRIGSGMQRWRREFSDVDCSGKAVVGRLLHLHEIFLTEINRTLAKHRLKYPAFAVLATLRVEGAPYQMSPKQLLDSLILTSGGLSNLLRKLEKAGHIRRMADDMDGRGVIVELTGQGRRLVEPAMRDHAETERRLVAALSKEEQRVVASALGRMMIK; from the coding sequence ATGGGCAATGGTGCGCTGCGATCTGCCGCGACCGAAGAGACCGGCGCGCTGGTGGAGCGAGACCGCATCGGTTCCGGCATGCAGCGGTGGCGCCGAGAGTTCTCGGACGTGGATTGCTCCGGCAAGGCCGTCGTCGGCCGCCTGCTGCATCTCCATGAGATCTTCTTGACCGAAATCAACCGTACACTCGCGAAGCATCGGCTAAAGTATCCCGCATTCGCCGTGCTGGCGACGCTTCGGGTGGAAGGGGCGCCGTATCAAATGTCGCCGAAGCAGTTGCTCGACTCGCTGATCCTGACCTCGGGCGGGTTGTCGAACCTGCTCCGGAAGCTGGAGAAGGCCGGCCATATTCGCCGCATGGCTGATGACATGGACGGGCGAGGGGTCATCGTCGAGCTCACCGGGCAGGGACGCCGGCTGGTCGAGCCTGCGATGCGTGACCATGCCGAAACCGAGCGAAGGCTCGTCGCGGCACTGTCAAAGGAAGAGCAGCGTGTCGTCGCGTCCGCCCTGGGACGGATGATGATCAAATAG
- a CDS encoding opioid growth factor receptor-related protein, whose amino-acid sequence MPVPSSGPLHAYLTGDGRDSRGRCAGDVLLLPDETLEEVHDYIQWLFPLPTRSIAQPNAPVLTKAEIDAIKVDPRAVETLRRAAERMLQFYSRTRWWLTGQDHNHLRITRIIRSLRLLVGPDTAQAFHRDILTLHDRAGAPVNPRSLQFWAEAAHD is encoded by the coding sequence ATGCCGGTCCCGTCTTCAGGCCCGCTGCATGCTTACTTAACCGGCGATGGACGCGACAGCCGTGGGCGGTGCGCGGGTGATGTGCTCCTCCTGCCCGACGAGACACTGGAAGAGGTCCATGACTACATCCAGTGGCTGTTTCCCCTGCCCACCCGCAGCATCGCCCAACCGAATGCACCCGTTCTGACGAAGGCCGAGATCGACGCCATCAAGGTCGACCCCCGGGCTGTGGAGACCCTCAGGCGTGCAGCGGAACGGATGCTGCAGTTTTACAGCCGGACGCGCTGGTGGCTCACAGGGCAGGACCACAATCACCTGCGGATCACCCGCATCATTCGCAGCCTGAGACTGCTCGTGGGTCCGGACACGGCGCAAGCCTTTCACCGGGACATCCTGACCCTCCACGATAGAGCGGGCGCGCCGGTCAATCCCCGCAGCTTGCAGTTCTGGGCCGAGGCCGCCCACGATTGA
- the nthA gene encoding nitrile hydratase subunit alpha has protein sequence MGHDHHHDHDDHSHLSEIELRVRALESILVEKGYVDPAAIDVLIETYEVKVGPRNGAKVVAKAWSDPTYREWLRTDATAAIASLGFVGRQGEHMVALENTPEQHNMVVCTLCSCYPWPVLGLPPVWYKSAPYRSRAVLDPRAVLAEFGVDLPETTRVRVWDSTAEVRYLVIPIRPEGTEGMSEEALAELVTRDSMIGTGLALQPEAVQ, from the coding sequence ATGGGGCACGACCATCACCACGATCATGACGACCACAGCCATCTCTCGGAGATCGAGCTGCGGGTGCGCGCACTCGAGTCCATCCTGGTCGAGAAAGGCTATGTTGATCCTGCGGCCATTGACGTACTGATCGAGACCTATGAGGTTAAGGTTGGACCCCGCAATGGCGCCAAGGTGGTGGCCAAGGCCTGGTCCGATCCGACGTACCGGGAGTGGCTCCGAACCGACGCGACAGCCGCGATCGCGTCCTTAGGCTTCGTCGGACGCCAGGGCGAGCACATGGTGGCACTCGAGAACACGCCCGAGCAGCACAACATGGTGGTGTGCACCCTCTGCTCCTGCTATCCCTGGCCGGTGCTCGGCCTTCCCCCCGTCTGGTATAAGTCCGCACCCTACCGCTCTCGGGCTGTCCTTGATCCTCGCGCGGTTCTCGCCGAGTTTGGGGTCGACTTGCCGGAGACCACCCGTGTCCGTGTCTGGGACTCGACCGCAGAGGTCAGGTACCTCGTGATCCCGATCCGTCCCGAAGGCACGGAGGGCATGAGCGAGGAGGCATTGGCCGAACTCGTCACCCGCGACTCCATGATCGGCACCGGCCTTGCTCTGCAGCCGGAGGCCGTTCAATGA
- the nthB gene encoding nitrile hydratase subunit beta — protein sequence MNGAQDLGGMMGFGPIRIEQDEARFHAEWERRAFGLTLAMGATGSWNLDMSRHARESLPPPEYLTSSYYEIWTKGVEKLVVATGLVSAEELKRGRALAQPAPIKRVLKAEDVPAVLARGGPAERSIGQPARFAVGDRVRTRTMHPQGHTRLPRYARDKTGVVELVHGGHVLPDANAHGQGEQPQWLYTISFSGPELWGEQTDPTISVSIDAWESYLEPA from the coding sequence ATGAATGGCGCTCAAGATCTCGGCGGCATGATGGGCTTTGGCCCGATCCGGATCGAGCAGGACGAGGCAAGGTTCCATGCCGAGTGGGAGCGGCGGGCCTTTGGCCTCACCCTGGCAATGGGGGCGACGGGAAGCTGGAACCTCGATATGAGCCGGCATGCCAGGGAAAGCCTGCCACCACCGGAGTATCTCACCTCGAGCTACTATGAGATCTGGACGAAGGGGGTCGAAAAGCTGGTTGTCGCAACCGGTCTCGTCTCTGCGGAGGAGTTGAAGCGTGGGCGGGCCCTGGCGCAGCCAGCGCCGATCAAGCGGGTGCTCAAGGCGGAGGACGTGCCGGCAGTGTTGGCCCGCGGCGGCCCGGCGGAGCGCTCGATCGGGCAGCCGGCGCGCTTTGCCGTCGGTGACCGGGTCCGCACCCGCACCATGCACCCCCAGGGCCATACCCGCCTGCCGCGTTATGCTCGGGATAAGACGGGCGTCGTCGAGTTGGTGCATGGAGGCCATGTGCTCCCGGATGCAAATGCACATGGCCAAGGCGAGCAGCCGCAATGGCTCTACACAATCAGCTTCTCTGGGCCAGAACTGTGGGGGGAGCAGACGGATCCAACCATCAGCGTCTCGATTGATGCCTGGGAGAGCTACCTTGAGCCTGCATGA
- a CDS encoding nitrile hydratase accessory protein has translation MTRAAAAVAPIPRDEDGEPVFREPWEAQAFAMTLALYERGLFTWTEWAAALSAAIKRAQAAGDCDDGSTYYQHWLAAIEQLVGDKGLATEQALAERRDAWDRAAHATPHGQPISLENDPLR, from the coding sequence ATGACCCGCGCGGCCGCGGCGGTTGCGCCGATCCCCCGCGACGAGGATGGCGAGCCTGTCTTCCGCGAGCCGTGGGAGGCCCAGGCCTTCGCAATGACATTGGCCCTGTACGAGCGGGGTCTGTTTACCTGGACGGAATGGGCCGCAGCACTGTCAGCCGCGATCAAGCGCGCCCAAGCGGCGGGGGACTGCGACGACGGTTCGACTTACTATCAGCACTGGCTGGCCGCGATCGAGCAGTTGGTTGGCGACAAAGGCCTTGCAACCGAGCAGGCGCTCGCGGAGCGCCGGGACGCATGGGACCGTGCGGCACACGCGACGCCACATGGGCAGCCGATCTCGCTCGAGAACGATCCGCTTCGCTAA
- a CDS encoding MFS transporter — MTIGTASTRDIIPDRSPAWGAVVAMSLCCMVLVASEFMPVSLLTPIAADLHMTEGQAGQAISVSGIFAVLTSLSISGLTSRWDRRPVLLVLALSLIVSGTIVALAPNYTILMLGRAVLGIAIGGFWSMAAAAVMRLVPEDSVPRALAILQGGTALSSIVAAPLGSFLGGYIGWRGAFFCVVPLAAVALLWLLATLPSMHAGRPTGSGNVFRLLGRPVVASGMVAITLFFMGQFALFTYLRPFLEMVTHVDVRTLSLILLLLGVAGLIGTTFIGSFLKNGMYGVMIAIPLSMAAIAVALITFGDWLAGTAFLLGAWGLVGTPAPVAWNTWLTRTLPEDAEAGGGLMVAAIQLAITLGATVGGLLFDMSGYQSTFSASAAMLVAAGIMAFVTKRAGSTEAA, encoded by the coding sequence ATGACAATCGGAACCGCTTCGACCCGTGACATAATCCCGGACCGCTCTCCGGCATGGGGCGCAGTCGTTGCCATGTCGCTGTGCTGCATGGTCCTCGTGGCCTCCGAGTTCATGCCGGTCAGCCTGCTGACCCCGATCGCCGCCGACCTTCACATGACCGAAGGCCAAGCCGGACAGGCGATCTCCGTCTCAGGCATCTTTGCTGTCCTCACGAGCCTGTCGATTTCGGGCCTGACGTCCCGATGGGATCGACGCCCCGTCCTGCTCGTGTTGGCCCTCTCGCTGATCGTCTCTGGAACGATCGTGGCTCTTGCGCCGAACTACACGATCCTCATGCTCGGCCGGGCGGTCCTTGGCATCGCCATCGGCGGATTCTGGTCGATGGCTGCCGCGGCCGTCATGCGCCTGGTGCCGGAGGACAGTGTGCCTCGCGCCCTGGCGATCCTGCAGGGCGGAACTGCATTGTCCTCCATTGTTGCGGCGCCTCTCGGGAGCTTTCTTGGCGGGTACATCGGGTGGCGGGGAGCCTTCTTCTGCGTGGTGCCCTTGGCAGCCGTCGCGCTGTTGTGGCTGCTGGCAACGCTCCCCTCCATGCACGCTGGGCGGCCGACGGGCTCGGGAAACGTGTTCAGATTGCTCGGCCGGCCCGTGGTGGCCTCCGGGATGGTGGCGATCACACTGTTTTTCATGGGCCAGTTCGCGCTGTTCACCTACCTGCGGCCGTTCCTCGAGATGGTGACCCATGTCGACGTTCGGACCCTGTCGCTCATCCTGCTGCTCCTGGGCGTCGCCGGCCTCATCGGAACGACCTTCATTGGATCCTTCCTGAAGAACGGGATGTATGGCGTGATGATCGCCATTCCACTCTCGATGGCGGCGATTGCCGTTGCTCTGATCACCTTCGGCGACTGGCTTGCCGGAACGGCGTTCCTGCTCGGGGCGTGGGGCTTGGTGGGCACCCCAGCCCCCGTAGCCTGGAATACCTGGCTGACCCGGACCTTGCCCGAAGACGCCGAAGCGGGCGGCGGACTGATGGTAGCCGCCATTCAGTTGGCGATCACCTTGGGCGCGACCGTTGGTGGCCTCCTGTTCGACATGAGCGGCTATCAGAGCACCTTCAGCGCGAGCGCAGCCATGCTGGTAGCTGCGGGCATCATGGCGTTCGTGACGAAGCGTGCGGGGTCGACCGAAGCCGCGTGA